The nucleotide sequence TCAGCTTTGCCGCCACCGGTGGCTACGCGCTGAAGAGCTATGAGCGGTTCGCCAAGCTGCGCCAGCGCAAGGATGGCCTGTGGCGCATCGCCAACCCGCGCTTTGCCCAGCAGTACCGGCTCAATATCGGCACCATCGTCGAATCGGACCTGCTGACGGTGCGGCTGGTGCGCGGCCGCCGCCGCGCCGAGGGCTCCACCGGGCCGCTTGGCCGCGGCGGCCGGGCGCTGGGCACGGTCGAGGAGAGCTTCGTCGAGACGCTGACCGCGGGCGATTCCTTCGTGTTCGCCGGCGAAATTGTCGCGTTCGAGGCCATCGTCGAGGATCAGGTCTATGTGTCGTGGTCGAGCGATCCCGAACCGCGCATCCCGTCCTATTTCGGCGGCAAGTTTCCGCTGTCGACCTTTTTGGCCGAAAAGGTGCGAGCGATGATCGCCGATCCGGCGCAATGGGCGGCGCTGCCGGCGCAGGTGGCGGAGTGGCTGTCGATCCAGCGTCGCAACGCCCGCCTGCCGCGCCCGGGCGAGCTGATGGTGGAGACCTTTCCGCGCGAGGGCCGGCACTATCTGGTCGCCTACCCGTTCGAGGGCCGGCTGGCGCACCAGACCCTCGGCATGCTGCTGACGCGGCGGCTGGAGCGGGCGCACCTCGCCCCGCTCGGCTTCGTCGCCAACGATTACGCCCTGGCGGTGTGGACGCGGGCGGACCTGTCGTCGGCAATCGCAGCGCGGCGGCTCGCGCTCGGCGCGCTGTTCGACCAGGACATGCTGGGCGACGATCTGGAAGCCTGGCTCGACGAATCGGCGCTGATGAAGCGAACCTTCCGCAGTTGCGCCATCATTGCCGGGCTGATCGAGCGCCGCCACCCCGGCAAGGAAAAATCAGGCCGGCAGATGACGATGTCGACCGACCTCGTTTTTGACGTGCTGCGCCGCCATGAGCCGGACCACCTGCTGCTGCGCGTCGCCCGGGCCGATGCCGCCACCGGCCTCATCGACCTCCGCCGGCTGGCGATGCTGCTTGCGCGCGTGCACGGCTCCATTCGCCACGTGGCGCTAGAGAAGGTGTCGCCGCTGGCGGTGCCGGTGCTGCTCGAGATCGGCCGCGAGCCGGTGTTCGGCGCCGGCGCGGAGGAGTTGATGGCGGAGAACGCGGCCGAGCTGGTCGAGGAGGCGATGCGGTGAGCGCGGCGGGAAGTGCCAGCTTCACGGTGGCCGGCGCCGAACTGGTGGCCGACCCGCTGGGCGGGCTGTGGTGGCCGGCCGAACGGCTGCTGGCGGTGGCCGATCTCCATTTTGAGAAGGGCTCGAGCTTTGCCGCGCGCGGCCGGCCACTGCCACCCTACGACACCATCGACACCTTGGCAGCGCTGGCGCGGTTGATCGCGCACTATCGTCCGGCACAGGTGGTGGCGCTCGGCGACAGCTTCCACGATCCCTACGCATATCAACGACTTACCGCGCAGCATCGTGCAGCAATCGCCGCGTTGCAGGCGGGCCGGCGCTGGGTGTGGATCGCCGGCAACCACGACCCGATGCCGCCGGCCCGGCTTGGGTGTGCGGGAATTGGCGGCGAGGTGGCGGACGAGCTTCGGCTCGGCCCGCTCAGCTTTCGCCACCAGCCGACGCCGGGGCCGGCGCCGGGCGAGATCGCCGGCCATCTCCACCCCGCCGCCAAGCTGCGCGGGGCGGGCGGCTCGGTGCGGCGACGCTGCTTCGCCACCTGCGGCGCGCGGGTGGTGATGCCGGCGCTCGGCGCCTATGCCGGCGGGCTCAACGTCCGCGACGCTGCCTTCGCGCCGCTGTTTCCGGCCGGCTTCGCCGCCTTGATGCTGGGCGCGAAGGTCTACCCGGTGGCATCGGACCGGCTGTGGCCGGATTGACCAGGCGGCGGCCGGTCAAAGCCGCCTGCCCTCGACGAAGGCGCGGATCAGGTGGTGGGCCAGCGCGGTCGGCGGCGGGCAGAAGCTCTGGTCGGGGTGGCTGCGGCTGAGCATCAGCGCGGCGTCGCGCCGCGCCACCCAGCGGGCGCCGAGCAACTCGGAGGTGTCGACGGTCAGCAGCTCGCTGAGGCCTTCGGCGATGCAGCCGACCATCACCGACATCGGGAACGGCCAGGGCTGGGAGGCGAGGTAGCGCACCCGCCCGACCGCGACGCCGGCCTCCTCGCGGGTCTCGCGGCGCACGGCGTCCTCGAAAGTCTCGCCGGGCTCGACGAAGCCGGCGAGGCACGACCACATCCCGGGCGGAAAGCGCGCCTGCCGGCACAGCAGGCAGCGCTCGCCGCGGGTGACGAGCATGATCACCACCGGGTCGGTGCGCGGGAAGTGCTCGGCCTGGCACGACGGGCAGTCGCGTTTCCAGCCGGCGAGGCCGAGCCGGGTCGGCGTTCCGCAGGCGGAGCAAAACCGATGGGTGGCGTGCCAGTGCATCAGCGCCTTGGCGGTGGCGAGCCCGGCGAGCTGGCCGGGCGGCACCAGCCCCTGCATCGCAATCGAGCGGAGATCCGACACGAACACGTCGGGATAGGTGGCCTGGGTCTCCGTGGTCACGGCGTCGATCAGGGTGGCAAAGCGCGGCGCCCGGCCCTCCAGGCCGAGAAAGGCCCGCTCCCGCGCCACCCCGATGCCGGCGGCGCGGTCGAGATCGAACAGGGCGTCGTAGCCCGCGTCGACCCGGTGCAGCACGATCATCTCGCCGGCGACGACGTAGCTGCGGGCGGCGGGATCGAGCGCGGCACCGGCCAGGAAGGCGTCGTCGGTGCGATGCTCGCTGGCTCGGTCGATCGTGCCGCCGACATAGCCAAGAGGCGGCGGCGGGGCGCGCCGGAATGAAGGCCGAAGCATGAGGTGCCGCAGGAGCTTGAGCATTTTCCGCAAGCGCGGGAACCGACCTTGCGGCAGAAAATGCGAAAATTCAGAAGCCTGGAGGATCCGCTTGGTGGGTGGTCGGCGGAGGCTCCAAGGGGCGATCAGACCGCAAGACTGGCGCGGAGCGACTTGACGAAGGCATCGCGGGCGGCGGGCTCAAACGGCACCGGCGCCCCCTTGCCCCACACCGGATCGGGCCACGCCGAATCGGTGCTGAAGCGGGCGATAACGTGGATGTGAAGCTGCGACACCTGGTTGCCGAGCGCGGCAACGTTGAGCTTGTCGCAGCCGGTCGCCTCCTTCAGCGCACGCGAGGCCGCGGCGATCTCCTCGATCACGGCGCCGCGGTCTTCCTCCGAAAGGTCAATCAGATCAATGGCACCGGCGACCTGCGGAATCAGCAGCAGCCAGGGAAAGCGACGGTCGTCGACCAGCCGGACGACCGAGAGCGGCAACTCGGCCACCGCGACGCTGCCCTGTTCAAGGCGGGGGTCTATCGCGAACGCAACGGACATATCGTCGTCTCCTGAACCTCATCGTCATAGAGTGCGACTAAACCGCATGAAACCGGCCATGTCTGTGTCGGTTGATGCAATTGGGGCTGTTCTTGCGTCGCCAGAGTGAACACCCGATGAAGTATGGCATCAAACGTCGCTGGATCCTGGTCGGCGCCGTGCTGCTGGCATTCGGCATTCCGTCCACCGTGCCGGCCTCCGACGATCCGGTGGCCCTGGTTCGAGACGTCTACAGCCGGGCGGCGACGCTCGGCGCCAACGCGCTGCCGGAGCGCGACTTCCTCGCATTGCTGAGCGCCGAGCTGCGCAAGGCGTGGCAGCTGCGAGGCAAGCCCGCCGGCAACGGCGCAGGGGTGAGAACCGCGGTGTTCGGCCCCGGCGCCGGTGCCGGCCGCAGCGTTGCGGTGCAGCGCGTCACCAACATTCCCGGCCTGCCGAAGGAACGCATCGTTGCGGTGGAGTTCACGTCCGGGACGGAAGCGCGGCAGGTGTTCGTCCATCTGGCGCCCGACGCGGGACGATGGACCATTGTCAACATCATCTATGACGAGGGCGACGACTTCCGCCAAAGCGCCGAACGATTTGCCAAGGCGGCAGGATGATGGCGGCAGAGCTGTCGTCTGCCACCTCCGGCCGGCCGCGCCGGCCCGAACACGCCAACGATGCCGGCCAAACCGCCGGACGTCGTCCG is from Blastochloris viridis and encodes:
- the pdeM gene encoding ligase-associated DNA damage response endonuclease PdeM, with product MSAAGSASFTVAGAELVADPLGGLWWPAERLLAVADLHFEKGSSFAARGRPLPPYDTIDTLAALARLIAHYRPAQVVALGDSFHDPYAYQRLTAQHRAAIAALQAGRRWVWIAGNHDPMPPARLGCAGIGGEVADELRLGPLSFRHQPTPGPAPGEIAGHLHPAAKLRGAGGSVRRRCFATCGARVVMPALGAYAGGLNVRDAAFAPLFPAGFAALMLGAKVYPVASDRLWPD
- the nudC gene encoding NAD(+) diphosphatase, coding for MLRPSFRRAPPPPLGYVGGTIDRASEHRTDDAFLAGAALDPAARSYVVAGEMIVLHRVDAGYDALFDLDRAAGIGVARERAFLGLEGRAPRFATLIDAVTTETQATYPDVFVSDLRSIAMQGLVPPGQLAGLATAKALMHWHATHRFCSACGTPTRLGLAGWKRDCPSCQAEHFPRTDPVVIMLVTRGERCLLCRQARFPPGMWSCLAGFVEPGETFEDAVRRETREEAGVAVGRVRYLASQPWPFPMSVMVGCIAEGLSELLTVDTSELLGARWVARRDAALMLSRSHPDQSFCPPPTALAHHLIRAFVEGRRL
- a CDS encoding HIT family protein encodes the protein MSVAFAIDPRLEQGSVAVAELPLSVVRLVDDRRFPWLLLIPQVAGAIDLIDLSEEDRGAVIEEIAAASRALKEATGCDKLNVAALGNQVSQLHIHVIARFSTDSAWPDPVWGKGAPVPFEPAARDAFVKSLRASLAV